TGCCTCTGGTCCCAAGGCCTCACACTTTGAGCTGCTGGCACTAGGTGTGTCTTCAGTAGCGCCTTTCTGCACAAATAAGGTATGGATGGGGTTGCAGAGTCATGCCTAACTTTGGCTTAAGGTTGGGAGTCCAACCACTAGGAAAATGCAGATGAAATTGTTGAAGTAGTGAggtgaaaaataaaaacatttccatTCTGGCCAACTGTTCGCCTAAACAGTGCCTTCGCcctgaagggaaaaaagaaagaaaaatagtatTTTAAAAGAGCTAAGGGTTTTTTGTCGTTTATCAAAAAGTACAGGTGCCATTATGATAATAAAGTACTGCATCTCTTAAAAATCAAATCCTATTCTGGTAAGCCATTAATTAATCAATCCATGCTGTTAAAGGTTTAGGCACCATTCTAAAATTAAGGCAGCGAAATAGGGACAATTTGGAATTTGGAAAAACATGGTTCTCAAATTACTTTACTACCAATCTCGTAAAAACCTGATAGCATCATTTAATTCTTTTGAACATATGATTTTCATAAACCAGTTCTGCATAAACTACATATAAGCCCAAGTATGAGAAAACTAATGGCTGATGTCCAAACATTCCAGAGAGCAGTTCTTTCCTGTTAAGAACACACTGTCCTACCAGCACAGTGCTAGATCCACATGTTATTTCCCCCTCAGATAAGCAGGATAGTGAAATCTTTAGAGCCTGATAAGGCTGCTGTTGCCAAGATTCCACTAGCctataccattttttaaaatctttctaAATTGGAAGTGGGTTGTTTCATGTACAGTAATCAGACGAACTGTTACGACACTCAGTTAAGCCTGAGTCTAAGCTCACGATTTCGCTGCCTTCGTTTCATTACAACCTTTGTATTAAAATAGTTGGTTTAGTTGATGATTAACAACTGAAGTTTAAAATGAATTAGTTTATGAAGTCAAAGCCTTTGGAATATTTGGTTGGTAGATATAGCATGCTAACCATTTTGCGTCTAGTCACAAACTTGCTGCTTCTTGATTTTTGGTTAAGTACGTACACTTACCTAGTGAAAATGGAATGAATGCTTCTTTCTTGACAAACTGTCCAGAGCTGTCCAAAAACCTCTCAGGACAAAACATTTCAGGGTTACTCCAGTACTTTTCATCAAAGTGTACAGAGTAGAGATTTGTAATGACTGTAGTGCCTTGAGGGATAGAATAGCCACGTACAACTGTATCCTTAGAAGTCGCATGGAAAATACCTAGTGGAGCTACGTTACAGAATCTTAAAATTTCATGCAGTACTGCCTCAGTGTATGGCATTTTACACTTTTCTTCTAGGCAAGGTGTTTTGTTCGGCCCAATAATTAAATCGATTTCTTTATGAACTTGCCCTGTTGGAGAAAAAGCTTTTAGTTTATTGAGTAACTGTTTGGCAAAAATAAGTAGACACGTTCATTCTACATTTAACTATGAAACCTTTCAATATATTTGTAGCCCCACTGATTTTGTGTACATTAGCCACATCCACtagtcatggagaatcctggaaATTGTACTTTGCTAAGGGTGTTGTGAACTGTAGGTCTGCGAGGGGTAACTACAATTTTcaggaattctttggggaaaatcaTGACTGTTGAAGTGGTATAAGAATACTTTATGGTGTCAGATGTGACCTTTGaaccaaatacagtcgtaccttggatcctgaatgccctggaactcggacgttttggctcccgaacatcaCAAACCCTGaggtgattgttccagtttttgaatgttcttttggaacctgaatgtccgacagggcttccgtggcttctgataggctttggtttttgaatgttttggaagtagaacagatttctggaatggattccgttcgacttccaaggtacgactgtactccaaTACAGATGCAGCATTCTTTTGTCAGTTTCCCTCCCGTACTTTCCCTGTTAAAATCTACTCTGGAGTCTTGCGGAATACTCTAGAACAGCATGAAGTCAGTGACTGGGAAGGATAAGTTGGGAAATAGGCCCCTTTTCCACCAGCAGACACATCCTGAACAAACTCTGCTCAAAGGATACAACTTCCAGTGGGACCAAACTCTAGTTTCAACCTAATGTGTTCAGATCGGGTAAAGATTTAACAAGTGCTGTTAATACCCTGCTTGGAATGCACATTCttaatcaaaaaacaaaacagatcacGGCATATGGCATAACCTACCTTGAATATTAGGATAAAGAGCCATGAACAACACTGCCCATCTTAGAACATTTGTTGTAGTTTCTGTTCCAGCAATTATTATTTCTCCAGCAGAGAAAATTAAGTTTTCTGTTGTAAATGTAGACTCggggtcatttttatttttgtccatCTCATCAAAATATGCATCTATAAAATGCCTTGGTGACTGAGGTTTCCTATTTTGTGAGAAACGCTCAATAAGGTGGAGTAGAAAAGTATAGACTTCAGATGCATTTTTAAAGAGTTGCTGATGCTTTCCAAAGGGCAAGGCACCGATCCATGGAAAAGCATTGTACAAAAATGCAGAAGAACTAGCTGCCAGTTCAATGTTTTCACTAAATATGTCCATCATATGCTGAAATTCAGTGTCTTCATATGTAAACCGTTCTCCAAAAAGAATCAAGTTAGTAATATTTGAAACTGCATTTGTTATCAAGTATTTCAGATCAAAAGGCTTGCCCTTATAGGTATCAATGGCCTCAAGGAAAATGACTGATTCTTCTGATATTTTGCTTTCAAAGGACTTTTGACCATATCCAAAAATACGGAAGCTTGTTACAGCCAGCTTGCGATGCTCTGTCCAACCTCTGCCATAACTTGAGTTCAATAAACCTGAAATATATGAGCGTCAATATGTTTAACCCAGGATCTTACTTCCTCTTTCATCCATATCTTTCTACGATTTGCAGCCACACACACAGTTACACACATGTACAAACAAAAACGGTATCCTCAATTCATCATAGTGAATTAGTTTTACTGTTATCTTTCTAGAGTTAATGACTTCAGAATTATGTCCCATGTTTTTAAGTGCATGC
The Podarcis muralis chromosome 1, rPodMur119.hap1.1, whole genome shotgun sequence DNA segment above includes these coding regions:
- the CYP2R1 gene encoding vitamin D 25-hydroxylase, producing the protein MLLFLRVWRKRRKGAREQSRRLAGWGRQEREMWSGVPGVGSAGAAAVGAGVLVLLLLPLVVRQLLKQRRPVGFPPGPPGLPLIGNIHSLASEQPHVYMKRQSQLYGQVFSLDLGGISTIVLNGYDAVKECLVQQSEIFADRPSLPLFKKLTKMGGLLNSSYGRGWTEHRKLAVTSFRIFGYGQKSFESKISEESVIFLEAIDTYKGKPFDLKYLITNAVSNITNLILFGERFTYEDTEFQHMMDIFSENIELAASSSAFLYNAFPWIGALPFGKHQQLFKNASEVYTFLLHLIERFSQNRKPQSPRHFIDAYFDEMDKNKNDPESTFTTENLIFSAGEIIIAGTETTTNVLRWAVLFMALYPNIQGQVHKEIDLIIGPNKTPCLEEKCKMPYTEAVLHEILRFCNVAPLGIFHATSKDTVVRGYSIPQGTTVITNLYSVHFDEKYWSNPEMFCPERFLDSSGQFVKKEAFIPFSLGRRHCLGEQLARMEMFLFFTSLLQQFHLHFPSGWTPNLKPKLGMTLQPHPYLICAERRY